One Phenylobacterium hankyongense DNA segment encodes these proteins:
- a CDS encoding very short patch repair endonuclease, translating to MTERTDVYDAAKRSAVMRRVKGRDTTPEMTVRRALTGLGARYRLHRKDLPGRPDIVMPGRRLALFVHGCFWHGHDCARGSRVPKANREYWTAKVARNRARDLAAREALAAAGWRVETLWECDLKDAVALRARLAELLAPSPRVGDDG from the coding sequence GTGACGGAACGCACCGACGTCTACGACGCGGCCAAGCGCTCCGCCGTCATGCGGCGGGTCAAGGGTCGCGACACGACGCCGGAGATGACGGTGCGCCGGGCGCTGACCGGGCTCGGCGCCCGCTATCGCCTCCATCGCAAGGACCTGCCCGGCCGGCCGGACATCGTCATGCCGGGCCGCCGCCTGGCGCTGTTCGTCCACGGCTGCTTCTGGCACGGCCACGACTGCGCCCGCGGGTCGCGCGTGCCGAAGGCCAACCGCGAGTACTGGACCGCCAAGGTCGCCCGCAACCGCGCCCGCGACCTCGCCGCCCGCGAGGCGCTGGCGGCGGCCGGCTGGCGGGTCGAGACGCTGTGGGAATGCGACCTGAAGGACGCGGTCGCGCTGCGGGCGCGGCTGGCGGAGCTCCTCGCGCCTTCTCCCCGTGTGGGCGATGACGGATGA